A region of Rhodoferax potami DNA encodes the following proteins:
- the tnpB gene encoding IS66 family insertion sequence element accessory protein TnpB (TnpB, as the term is used for proteins encoded by IS66 family insertion elements, is considered an accessory protein, since TnpC, encoded by a neighboring gene, is a DDE family transposase.) has product MFFPEGRIRVFLYGQAADMRQSYDGLYALARQGFEVDVLAGHMFVFINRRQTQMKVLYFDRSGWCLWCKRLESGKFSRKGVQGGSGEIDCTALKLMLEGIEVRRRHKRYQHPARR; this is encoded by the coding sequence ATGTTCTTTCCCGAGGGCCGCATTCGCGTGTTCCTGTATGGCCAAGCTGCCGATATGCGCCAGTCCTACGACGGCTTGTACGCTCTGGCACGCCAGGGGTTTGAAGTGGATGTGCTGGCCGGACACATGTTTGTTTTCATCAACCGGCGGCAAACACAGATGAAGGTGCTGTACTTTGACCGCAGCGGCTGGTGCCTGTGGTGCAAGCGTTTGGAGAGCGGCAAGTTCTCCCGTAAAGGCGTTCAAGGCGGCAGTGGCGAGATCGACTGCACGGCGCTCAAACTGATGCTCGAAGGCATCGAAGTGCGCCGACGCCACAAACGCTACCAACACCCTGCGCGGAGGTGA
- the cheD gene encoding chemoreceptor glutamine deamidase CheD: protein MNTFSTGSSQPKPLGGGLGGSKLLASGRVSRVDHLKAQPRKPGEASFFYADHHFQYDAVKVLPGEYFVSNEEIVIMTVLGSCIAACLWDGKARVGGMNHFMLPDGEGGDGSGRYGSFAMELLINEMLKLGARRETMQAKIFGGAQVMAGFTTMNVGERNTKFVIDYLSTERIPVVSQDVLDIHPRKVCFFPTSGKALVKRLAHSHPETLVVEERRGNAATVAKSNAGGSVDLF from the coding sequence ATGAACACCTTCTCTACCGGTTCCTCGCAACCCAAGCCTTTGGGCGGCGGGCTTGGTGGTTCCAAGCTTTTGGCCAGCGGTCGGGTCTCACGCGTCGATCATCTAAAGGCGCAACCTCGGAAACCGGGGGAGGCATCTTTTTTCTATGCCGATCATCATTTTCAGTACGACGCTGTGAAAGTGCTTCCCGGAGAGTACTTTGTATCGAATGAAGAGATTGTCATCATGACAGTACTGGGTTCTTGTATTGCAGCGTGCTTGTGGGACGGGAAAGCAAGAGTAGGGGGCATGAACCACTTTATGTTGCCAGATGGCGAAGGCGGCGATGGTTCTGGGCGCTATGGCTCCTTCGCAATGGAGCTTTTAATCAACGAAATGTTGAAGCTGGGTGCTCGCCGAGAAACAATGCAAGCCAAAATTTTTGGAGGCGCTCAAGTGATGGCCGGGTTCACCACCATGAACGTTGGCGAGCGGAATACTAAGTTTGTGATCGACTATCTGTCGACGGAGCGGATTCCTGTGGTTTCACAAGACGTTTTGGATATCCACCCAAGGAAAGTGTGTTTTTTTCCAACCAGTGGTAAGGCTTTGGTGAAGCGGTTAGCACACTCTCATCCCGAGACTCTCGTCGTCGAGGAGCGCAGAGGCAATGCCGCCACTGTGGCTAAATCTAATGCTGGCGGATCCGTAGACCTTTTCTGA
- a CDS encoding chemotaxis protein CheW translates to MGMMEKLSDLTTGGAREYLTFRLDQEEYGIDILKVQEIRGYEPPTRVANAPSFIKGVVNLRGTIVPIVDMRLKFNCSKSEYNSFTVVIVLNLRNRIVGIVVDSVSDVMELPPESLKAAPDIESVIDSAAVLGLGSIGERMLILLDIEKLMSAPEMGLVSMDD, encoded by the coding sequence ATGGGAATGATGGAAAAGCTCAGCGATCTCACAACTGGTGGCGCCCGAGAGTACCTAACCTTTCGGCTCGATCAAGAGGAATATGGAATAGATATCCTCAAGGTGCAAGAGATTCGGGGGTATGAGCCACCAACCAGAGTGGCGAATGCGCCGTCCTTTATCAAAGGCGTTGTTAATTTGCGTGGCACTATTGTCCCGATTGTGGACATGCGCTTGAAATTTAACTGTTCAAAGTCCGAGTACAACTCCTTCACTGTGGTGATCGTCCTTAATTTAAGGAACAGAATTGTTGGCATCGTGGTGGACTCCGTGAGCGACGTCATGGAGTTGCCTCCGGAGAGCTTGAAAGCGGCACCTGACATTGAGAGCGTGATTGATAGTGCTGCAGTTCTGGGGCTGGGTTCAATCGGAGAGCGGATGCTGATCTTGTTGGATATCGAGAAATTGATGTCAGCGCCTGAGATGGGGTTGGTATCGATGGATGACTAA
- a CDS encoding response regulator, with product MPLILAVDDSPSMRKMVSFTLTGAGYQVVEAVDGQDAYEKAQTQTFDLVLTDQNMPRLDGLGLTRKLREHPNFQSTPILMLTTESSDLMKQAGRAAGATGWLVKPFDPAKLLDVIKKVIR from the coding sequence ATGCCTTTAATTCTTGCTGTTGACGATTCTCCTTCCATGCGAAAGATGGTGTCTTTCACTTTAACAGGTGCGGGCTACCAAGTGGTGGAAGCAGTGGATGGTCAAGACGCCTACGAAAAAGCACAAACTCAGACTTTTGACTTGGTTCTGACGGACCAGAATATGCCGCGATTGGACGGATTGGGCTTGACACGCAAGCTCCGCGAGCATCCGAACTTTCAGTCGACGCCCATATTGATGCTGACCACAGAGTCCAGTGATTTGATGAAGCAGGCAGGGCGTGCCGCAGGCGCCACTGGCTGGCTGGTGAAGCCGTTCGATCCTGCGAAGTTGCTGGATGTCATTAAAAAAGTTATTCGATAA
- a CDS encoding protein-glutamate methylesterase/protein-glutamine glutaminase, which translates to MKKIRVLVVDDSALVRSLLTEILNKQADIECVGAANDPLIAREMIRELDPDVITLDVEMPKMDGLEFLSRLMRLRPLPVVMISTLTERGAEVTMRALELGAIDFVAKPRIGLVDGIRELSASIVEKVRIASKAKIRRHAEIPIGGSQSTHNLVPTPSVSVGLVGHVSTEKLVCIGASTGGTEAIKEVLMRMPSNAPGIVITQHMPPGFTASFAARLNSLCQIVVQEAINGQRILPGHAYIAPGGKQFRVDRSGANYVCIVEDGEPVNRHKPSVEVLFLSVAKAAGRNAIGLMLTGMGGDGAKAMKTMKDAGSYNFVQDEASCVVFGMPREAIQAGAADEVLPLLDMAEAVLTRLKSSGDRYRI; encoded by the coding sequence ATGAAGAAAATTCGTGTTTTGGTTGTCGATGACTCTGCCTTGGTGCGCAGCTTGTTGACCGAGATTTTGAACAAGCAGGCTGATATTGAGTGCGTTGGTGCGGCCAATGATCCTTTGATTGCTCGTGAAATGATTCGTGAGCTGGATCCTGATGTGATCACTTTGGATGTAGAGATGCCGAAAATGGACGGGCTCGAGTTTTTGTCGAGGCTGATGCGTCTACGGCCGTTGCCTGTCGTCATGATTTCAACGCTTACTGAGCGAGGTGCTGAGGTGACAATGCGGGCGCTTGAACTTGGGGCCATCGATTTTGTGGCTAAACCTCGTATTGGGCTGGTTGACGGTATTCGTGAGCTTTCTGCAAGTATTGTCGAAAAAGTTCGTATTGCCTCCAAAGCGAAGATCCGTCGACATGCAGAAATACCCATTGGAGGTAGCCAGTCCACTCATAACTTAGTACCTACGCCAAGCGTGTCTGTTGGTCTAGTTGGTCATGTCTCAACTGAGAAGCTTGTGTGCATAGGTGCTTCCACTGGAGGTACGGAGGCGATCAAAGAGGTTCTTATGCGGATGCCATCGAATGCTCCAGGCATTGTGATTACACAGCACATGCCACCCGGATTTACTGCCAGTTTCGCGGCGCGATTGAACAGTCTTTGCCAGATTGTGGTCCAAGAGGCCATAAACGGACAGCGCATATTGCCCGGACACGCGTACATTGCTCCTGGAGGTAAGCAGTTTCGGGTTGATCGCAGCGGCGCTAATTACGTGTGCATCGTTGAAGACGGCGAGCCTGTAAATCGGCATAAACCGTCGGTCGAGGTGCTGTTTCTCTCGGTGGCTAAGGCCGCTGGTCGGAACGCGATTGGTTTGATGCTCACTGGCATGGGGGGCGATGGCGCAAAGGCCATGAAGACCATGAAAGATGCTGGTAGCTATAATTTCGTACAAGACGAAGCATCTTGCGTAGTGTTTGGTATGCCTCGCGAAGCTATCCAAGCGGGTGCCGCTGATGAGGTTTTGCCCCTGTTGGATATGGCTGAGGCAGTGCTCACGAGATTGAAGAGCTCCGGTGATCGCTACCGGATCTGA
- a CDS encoding hybrid sensor histidine kinase/response regulator, giving the protein MGNPVKVLHLEDSEIDHRLLVRAVHESGLQAQFLRLDEQAAFMDALHTQSFDIILMDFRLPGFTALEAWSQVQSLPSHPPCVIVSGAIGEQAAVSAIQTGISDYLHKDRIAEIGRVIQRAMHLHKIEEERIKAQQALSLSEQRIRELARHLQTSLEAERAAISREIHDDIGGSLTALKLDLAWIKRHSNHQPTLTRLVAAEEMLSLALAATQRIMQNTRPAILDQGLSACVEWLVAGHSRRTGKTVNLINDLTSEALPDAFRLAAYRIVQEALTNAGKYAPESDVSVEVSDAGGTLTIEIRDSGPGFELSRLQSSRGFGLKGLSERAESIGGWLDISSTPKRGTSITLTAPLSWAADNRQGDSRE; this is encoded by the coding sequence ATGGGTAACCCTGTAAAAGTACTCCACTTAGAGGATTCAGAAATCGACCACCGCTTGCTAGTTCGCGCGGTTCACGAATCAGGCCTTCAGGCTCAGTTTCTCAGACTCGATGAGCAGGCCGCCTTTATGGATGCTTTGCACACGCAAAGCTTCGACATCATTCTGATGGACTTCCGGCTCCCGGGCTTTACAGCCTTGGAGGCGTGGTCACAGGTCCAATCTCTGCCCAGTCATCCGCCGTGCGTCATCGTCTCAGGGGCAATTGGTGAACAAGCAGCTGTCAGTGCCATTCAAACCGGAATTTCGGACTATTTGCACAAAGACCGAATCGCTGAAATCGGCCGAGTGATTCAGCGGGCGATGCACCTCCATAAGATAGAAGAAGAGCGAATCAAAGCCCAGCAGGCCCTTTCGCTGTCAGAACAGCGAATTAGAGAACTCGCCAGGCACTTGCAGACTTCCCTAGAGGCTGAGCGAGCAGCCATCTCGAGAGAGATTCACGACGATATTGGTGGCTCACTCACTGCGCTCAAACTTGACCTAGCCTGGATCAAGAGGCACTCAAATCACCAGCCCACGCTCACACGCCTGGTAGCCGCAGAGGAAATGCTGAGTCTTGCCCTCGCAGCTACTCAGAGAATCATGCAAAACACGCGCCCTGCCATCCTCGATCAAGGGCTTAGCGCGTGCGTCGAATGGCTAGTCGCAGGACACAGCAGGCGCACCGGAAAGACAGTGAACCTCATCAACGACCTCACCTCGGAGGCACTGCCAGACGCATTCAGGCTTGCTGCGTACCGCATCGTGCAGGAAGCGCTGACCAATGCGGGTAAGTACGCCCCCGAATCGGACGTCAGCGTCGAGGTGTCTGATGCAGGTGGTACTTTGACGATCGAGATCCGCGACAGCGGGCCCGGATTTGAATTGAGCAGACTCCAGTCCAGCCGAGGATTCGGGCTTAAAGGCCTCAGCGAGCGAGCAGAATCAATCGGTGGATGGCTTGATATCAGCAGCACTCCTAAGCGCGGGACATCGATTACCCTCACCGCACCGCTCTCTTGGGCAGCCGACAACCGACAGGGAGATTCGAGGGAATGA
- the istA gene encoding IS21 family transposase — protein MITNEEYMELKVLRKHRLSLREISVQTGMAVNTVRKYLEGGPPAMKKLPACKSKLDPFKDYLAGRIQAAKPDWIPATVLQREIAAQGYTGSVRILQEYLKELRPQARPDPVVRFETQPGEQMQMDWIEFRKAGHKDGMLAAFVATLGHSRATFAEFVTDMKLETLLACHVRAFESFGGVTREVLYDNMKTVILKRDAYGKNLHQFQGAFADFAHHHGFVPRVCKPYRAKTKGKVERMNGYIRRSFWVPLVASMKQQGLVVDADTANREMRTWLRDVANVRIHGTTGCVPALALQTERAHLLAIPSAYSGRTVRQLQKVTGSGAAVRPIPAAAWRGLQHPLAMYDTLVHNQASAGGRP, from the coding sequence ATGATTACGAACGAGGAGTACATGGAACTCAAGGTATTAAGGAAACACAGGCTGAGCTTGCGCGAGATATCGGTGCAAACTGGTATGGCAGTCAACACGGTGCGTAAGTATTTGGAGGGTGGTCCGCCGGCCATGAAGAAACTGCCGGCATGTAAGAGCAAGCTCGATCCATTCAAGGACTACCTGGCTGGACGTATTCAGGCGGCCAAGCCTGATTGGATTCCAGCAACGGTGCTGCAGCGTGAGATTGCCGCACAGGGGTATACGGGCTCCGTGCGCATCCTGCAGGAGTACCTCAAGGAGTTGCGTCCACAGGCGCGCCCGGATCCGGTTGTGCGGTTCGAGACCCAGCCCGGTGAGCAAATGCAGATGGACTGGATCGAGTTCCGCAAGGCTGGGCATAAAGACGGCATGTTGGCGGCGTTTGTGGCAACGCTGGGCCACAGCCGGGCGACCTTCGCGGAGTTCGTCACAGACATGAAGCTGGAGACACTACTGGCGTGCCATGTCAGGGCGTTCGAGAGCTTTGGTGGAGTCACCCGTGAAGTGCTGTACGACAACATGAAGACCGTCATCCTCAAGCGTGACGCCTACGGCAAGAACCTGCACCAGTTCCAGGGTGCCTTTGCTGACTTTGCGCACCACCATGGCTTTGTGCCGCGGGTGTGCAAGCCCTATCGGGCCAAGACCAAGGGCAAAGTCGAACGCATGAATGGCTACATCCGGCGCAGCTTCTGGGTGCCATTGGTGGCGAGTATGAAGCAGCAAGGCTTGGTGGTGGACGCGGACACAGCCAATCGGGAAATGCGCACCTGGCTGCGTGACGTTGCCAATGTGCGGATCCACGGAACCACTGGGTGTGTGCCGGCACTGGCTTTGCAAACTGAGCGCGCACATCTGCTGGCCATCCCCAGCGCCTACAGTGGGCGAACAGTGCGTCAATTACAAAAAGTCACCGGTAGCGGCGCAGCAGTCCGGCCAATTCCAGCCGCGGCATGGCGAGGCCTGCAGCATCCTCTGGCGATGTATGACACGCTGGTGCACAACCAAGCCTCAGCAGGAGGACGACCATGA
- the tnpC gene encoding IS66 family transposase, with protein sequence MSMPNTSTPTFTVETVMGLSPQSIAQTLQAQAASISALEQQLEWFKRQLFGKKSERFAPLPDAQQMHLGQLLGDLPATDAPEADSDSNTIPAHQRRKPRSNFADEGTPASFFDETKVPVHTIELANPETKDLSPDQYEVVSQKVSHRLAQRPGAYVVLKYVRSVIKRHDTQTLHCAGAPTGIIEGSRADVSLLAGVVVDKFAWHIPLYRQHQRLSQAGFKLSRAWLTQLAQKTISLLEPIYDTQLESIRNSRVKAMDETPIKAGRSGPGKMKAAYFWPVYGELDEVCFAYFESRRHEHVQQALGLPGATDAVLLTDGYEAYARYAAKTGITHAQCWAHCRRGFFEALGAEPQAAGQALQQIGEIYAQEEAIRERDLYGDAKREHRLSHSKPLVQNFFEWVDLQFERQGFLPSNPLTKALAYARERRAQLQVFLGDADVAMDTNHLERALRAIPMGRRNWLFCWTEVGAKRAGIMQSLIVTCRLHDIDPYTYLVDVLQRVGHHPASRVSELTPRQWKQHFAENPLRSPLHGLVT encoded by the coding sequence ATGTCGATGCCCAATACCAGCACTCCCACATTTACCGTCGAAACGGTCATGGGGCTGTCGCCGCAGAGCATCGCGCAGACACTGCAAGCACAGGCCGCCAGCATCAGCGCGCTGGAGCAGCAGCTCGAATGGTTCAAACGCCAACTCTTTGGCAAGAAGAGCGAGCGCTTTGCACCCTTGCCCGATGCGCAGCAAATGCACCTGGGGCAACTCCTGGGCGACCTCCCTGCCACTGATGCGCCCGAAGCCGACTCCGACTCCAACACCATCCCTGCACACCAGCGACGCAAACCCCGCAGCAACTTTGCCGACGAGGGCACGCCCGCATCGTTCTTTGACGAAACCAAGGTGCCCGTGCACACCATCGAGCTGGCCAACCCCGAGACCAAAGACCTCTCGCCCGATCAGTACGAGGTTGTCAGCCAGAAGGTCAGCCACCGCTTGGCACAGCGCCCCGGTGCCTATGTGGTGCTGAAGTATGTGCGCTCTGTCATCAAGCGCCACGACACGCAAACCCTGCACTGTGCGGGCGCGCCAACAGGCATCATTGAGGGCAGCCGCGCTGACGTGAGCTTGCTCGCAGGCGTTGTTGTTGACAAGTTTGCCTGGCACATTCCGCTGTACCGGCAGCACCAGCGCCTGAGCCAAGCGGGCTTCAAACTCAGCCGGGCGTGGCTGACGCAACTGGCGCAAAAGACCATTTCCCTGCTGGAGCCGATTTACGACACGCAGCTCGAGTCGATCCGCAACAGCCGGGTCAAGGCAATGGACGAGACCCCCATCAAGGCCGGGCGCAGTGGGCCCGGCAAGATGAAGGCGGCCTACTTCTGGCCTGTGTACGGCGAACTCGATGAGGTGTGCTTTGCCTATTTCGAGTCGCGCCGCCACGAGCACGTACAGCAGGCATTGGGGCTGCCAGGGGCCACAGATGCCGTGTTGCTCACTGACGGCTATGAGGCCTATGCACGTTACGCTGCCAAGACCGGCATTACGCATGCCCAATGCTGGGCGCACTGCAGGCGTGGCTTCTTTGAAGCTCTAGGGGCCGAGCCACAGGCCGCTGGCCAGGCGCTGCAGCAAATTGGCGAGATTTACGCCCAGGAAGAAGCCATTCGTGAACGTGACCTCTACGGGGATGCCAAACGAGAGCACCGTCTAAGCCACAGCAAACCGCTGGTGCAGAACTTCTTTGAATGGGTGGATTTGCAGTTCGAGCGGCAAGGCTTCCTGCCCAGCAATCCGTTGACCAAGGCATTGGCCTATGCACGCGAGCGCCGCGCGCAACTGCAGGTGTTTCTGGGCGATGCGGATGTGGCCATGGATACGAACCATCTGGAACGCGCCTTGCGCGCGATACCAATGGGCAGGCGCAATTGGTTATTCTGCTGGACGGAGGTGGGCGCCAAGCGCGCGGGCATCATGCAGAGCCTGATCGTGACATGCCGTTTACATGACATTGACCCCTACACCTACCTGGTTGATGTCTTGCAACGCGTAGGCCACCACCCCGCCTCCAGAGTTTCAGAACTGACGCCTCGTCAATGGAAGCAGCACTTCGCCGAGAATCCATTGCGTTCACCATTACACGGTTTGGTAACGTAG
- a CDS encoding CheR family methyltransferase, producing the protein MSPNAQDEMQGREFLWTSADFDHVQKLIYQRAGISLHDGKHAMVYSRLSRRLRETGHNSFREYLRWLEATDGPEWQEFVNALTTNLTSFFREGHHFQVLAEYLRSIQSAGACRMWCSAASTGEEPYSIVMTATEALGSNGNFSLIASDIDSKVLHTASQGIYKSDSLKGLDQARLQRFFMRGKAGNAGMAKVKQELRSKIDFLIVNLIRNDWPFRDPFDVVFCRNVMIYFDATTQRQVLERIHKVMKPGALLFVGHAENFSDSRDLFALKGKTVYERV; encoded by the coding sequence ATGTCCCCGAATGCTCAAGATGAAATGCAAGGTCGAGAGTTCTTGTGGACAAGTGCTGATTTTGATCATGTCCAGAAGCTGATTTATCAGCGTGCGGGTATAAGTTTGCACGATGGAAAGCACGCCATGGTCTACAGCAGACTTTCGCGGCGCTTGCGAGAGACTGGGCACAACAGTTTTCGAGAGTATTTACGTTGGCTTGAAGCGACCGACGGCCCAGAGTGGCAGGAATTCGTTAATGCTTTGACGACCAATTTGACATCTTTTTTCCGTGAAGGCCATCATTTTCAGGTCTTGGCGGAGTACCTCCGGTCGATCCAGTCGGCGGGGGCCTGCAGAATGTGGTGTAGTGCAGCCTCAACAGGGGAGGAGCCTTATTCCATCGTGATGACTGCGACAGAGGCGTTGGGCTCCAATGGAAATTTTTCGTTGATCGCGAGTGATATTGACTCCAAAGTACTGCATACCGCTTCGCAAGGAATATACAAGTCTGATTCGTTGAAGGGACTCGACCAGGCAAGGCTACAGAGATTTTTCATGCGAGGAAAAGCCGGGAATGCGGGCATGGCGAAAGTGAAGCAAGAGTTGCGGTCAAAGATCGATTTTCTTATTGTGAATCTGATCCGTAACGATTGGCCTTTTCGTGATCCTTTCGACGTAGTGTTCTGTCGCAATGTAATGATTTACTTTGATGCGACCACGCAGAGACAAGTTCTAGAGCGGATTCACAAAGTTATGAAGCCTGGTGCATTGCTTTTTGTCGGACATGCGGAGAACTTCAGTGACTCGAGGGACTTGTTTGCCCTCAAAGGGAAGACCGTTTACGAGCGGGTGTAG
- a CDS encoding chemotaxis protein CheA yields the protein MAETHQDSGSGGDFDLSQFYQIFFEEAGENLDQMEQMLLNLNLETADDEELNGIFRCAHSVKGGAATFGFADVAELTHQMESLLDRLRRHELQPTAIMVDVLLESADASRSLLARHQAGDEGEALPTADLVRRISILAAGGDLASQKPAASAAAPAKATPAPAQVATPKPVTKISGDRELVITIGPLDRPDQADAIQELFRDIPGLGSIQPAESPNGSHRVFKATTASSDEDLLDLFAFHVARDKVQIEHKADEPAVDEGFGFFDGAAGSPGAVAEEPKAPAAEKGFGFFDGSPGAPNQAVEQPSVATVSQEVVPASKVPPKAGPAAAAQPEAATIRVAISKVDQLINLVGELVITQAMLAQNSRALDPAVYQQLLTGLADLDRNTRDLQESVMSIRMIPMSIVFSRFPRMLRDLASKLGKKVEFVTQGEATELDKGLVEKITDPLTHLVRNSCDHGIEMPAERIAAGKSESGTITLSASHQGGSIVIEVRDDGRGLSRSKILNKARERGLDVSDQMSDAEVWQLIFAPGFSTAAVVTDVSGRGVGMDVVKKNIAALNGTVDIDSAEGYGMKVSVRLPLTLAIMDGMSVGVGEEVYILPLSSVIESFQVKAEAVSTVGQGSQLVKVRDEYMPVIELEKVFQIPRFDFEKSSDIMVVVEADGSRVALLVDELLGQQQVVVKNLESNYRKVPNVSGATILGDGKVALILDTGALVRRSRH from the coding sequence ATGGCTGAGACGCATCAAGACAGCGGTTCTGGCGGAGACTTCGATCTCAGTCAGTTCTATCAAATTTTCTTTGAGGAAGCTGGTGAGAATCTTGATCAGATGGAGCAAATGCTGCTCAATTTGAATCTGGAAACCGCGGATGATGAAGAGCTCAACGGTATCTTTCGATGCGCTCACTCTGTGAAGGGCGGAGCAGCTACTTTTGGGTTTGCTGATGTCGCTGAGTTGACCCATCAAATGGAGTCCTTGCTGGACCGTCTGCGTCGGCATGAGCTGCAGCCGACCGCAATAATGGTCGACGTGCTTTTGGAGTCTGCCGATGCGTCTCGCAGTTTGTTGGCACGTCATCAAGCGGGAGATGAGGGTGAGGCACTACCTACGGCGGATCTTGTTAGGCGCATCAGCATCTTGGCTGCTGGCGGCGATTTAGCCTCACAGAAGCCCGCAGCTTCAGCAGCAGCGCCAGCCAAGGCTACTCCAGCACCGGCTCAAGTTGCGACCCCCAAACCAGTTACCAAGATAAGCGGCGACCGAGAGTTAGTGATTACTATCGGCCCCTTGGATAGGCCCGATCAGGCCGACGCGATCCAAGAGTTGTTTCGAGATATCCCGGGTCTAGGTTCAATTCAGCCTGCTGAGTCTCCTAACGGCTCTCATCGAGTGTTCAAGGCTACGACGGCCTCCAGTGATGAAGATCTGTTGGACTTGTTTGCATTCCATGTGGCACGAGATAAAGTCCAGATCGAACATAAAGCTGACGAACCCGCAGTCGACGAAGGTTTCGGTTTTTTTGACGGTGCAGCCGGTTCCCCCGGGGCGGTAGCAGAGGAACCGAAAGCGCCGGCCGCGGAAAAAGGCTTCGGCTTCTTTGATGGTTCTCCTGGTGCTCCTAATCAAGCGGTTGAGCAGCCTTCTGTTGCGACTGTCTCTCAAGAAGTTGTTCCTGCATCCAAAGTTCCTCCAAAGGCGGGTCCGGCCGCTGCCGCACAGCCAGAGGCGGCCACGATCCGCGTTGCAATCAGTAAAGTGGATCAGTTGATCAACTTGGTAGGCGAGTTGGTGATTACGCAAGCGATGTTGGCCCAAAACAGCCGGGCGCTAGATCCCGCTGTTTATCAGCAATTACTGACCGGTCTTGCGGACTTGGATCGCAACACACGAGATCTGCAAGAGTCAGTGATGTCGATTCGAATGATCCCGATGTCCATCGTTTTCAGTCGTTTCCCGCGAATGCTCCGTGATCTTGCAAGTAAGCTGGGAAAAAAAGTAGAGTTTGTAACGCAGGGCGAAGCCACCGAGCTGGACAAGGGCCTGGTTGAAAAAATTACAGATCCTCTGACCCACTTGGTGCGCAACAGCTGTGATCATGGAATTGAAATGCCCGCGGAACGTATCGCCGCAGGCAAATCAGAATCTGGAACGATCACGCTATCCGCATCGCACCAAGGCGGATCAATTGTGATCGAGGTGCGTGATGATGGTCGAGGCTTGTCGCGCAGCAAAATACTTAACAAGGCGCGGGAGCGCGGCTTGGATGTGTCTGACCAGATGTCAGACGCCGAAGTGTGGCAATTGATCTTTGCTCCCGGGTTTTCTACAGCAGCGGTTGTGACAGACGTTTCTGGCCGTGGCGTAGGTATGGATGTTGTCAAGAAAAACATCGCAGCATTGAACGGCACCGTTGACATTGATTCTGCAGAAGGGTACGGAATGAAAGTTTCCGTGCGCTTGCCTCTGACGCTCGCAATCATGGACGGGATGTCTGTAGGGGTTGGGGAAGAGGTTTACATCCTTCCTTTGTCGTCGGTTATTGAGTCGTTCCAGGTTAAGGCGGAAGCGGTCAGTACGGTCGGGCAAGGTTCTCAGCTTGTGAAGGTTCGTGATGAGTACATGCCTGTCATCGAGTTGGAGAAAGTCTTCCAGATCCCGCGCTTTGATTTTGAAAAATCGAGTGACATCATGGTGGTGGTTGAGGCTGACGGTAGCCGCGTGGCGTTGCTCGTTGATGAGCTTTTGGGGCAGCAGCAAGTGGTAGTTAAGAACTTGGAGTCCAACTACCGAAAAGTTCCGAACGTATCGGGGGCCACGATCCTCGGTGATGGCAAAGTTGCGTTGATTTTGGATACCGGTGCCTTGGTGCGACGGTCCCGTCATTAG